A window of the Poecile atricapillus isolate bPoeAtr1 chromosome 17, bPoeAtr1.hap1, whole genome shotgun sequence genome harbors these coding sequences:
- the UTP18 gene encoding U3 small nucleolar RNA-associated protein 18 homolog isoform X2, translated as MRVPMAAGWERGAAKAGKAPRMKATKKAAKVTRAAKMVKPKRTAKRLVAVANQAAATEAARRGRHLKALSCASGAERELEELVFGDSLNVEEDELLRRLAGPCQVTAAEGKGLQDESSDSEGENEAKGDLLPKKPAWVDEDDEAEESVDMTHKYRKDFMKSDAETTLTKKKLKKRLEEQFQQAMGGVPAWADLENRKKSKGTGSDSDSDEDDDLLRRTGSFITHSEALPRGILKMSTCPPANQERFANGKLVTVQFHPSAQVVMTAGHDRSVSLFQVDGIRNSKIQSIYLESFPIYKARFSVDGEQVIATGTHHSMFFVYDMMAGNIIPIPKVRGVEEKFLRNFELSPDGSFMLLIGTSGYLHLLSMKTKELISTMKVNGRCTASAFTPDSSKIYSYSKEGEVFIWDVRSRKCLHKFEDEGSLEGKCIAVSKNNQYVACGSSSGVVNLYTTDVCLKENRPKPVKAIMNLVTSATCVTFNPTTEILAVASRDTDEAVKLAETLSILLKEDTGENEPVTEVL; from the exons ATGCGGGTGCCGATGGCCGCGGGATGGGAGCGGGGAGCGGCAAAAGCGGGGAAAGCGCCCAGGATGAAGGCTACGAAGAAAGCAGCTAAAGTGACCAGAGCGGCCAAAATGGTGAAACCCAAGCGGACGGCGAAACGGCTTGTGGCCGTGGCGAATCAGGCGGCGGCCACCGAGGCGGCGCGGCGCGGCCGCCACCTGAAGGCGCTGAGCTGCGCGTCGGGCGCCGAgcgggagctggaggagctggtgtTCGGTGACAGCCTCAACGTGGAGGAGGACGAGCTGCTGCGGCGTCTGGCCGGGCCCTGTCAG GTTACTGCTGCAGAGGGGAAAGGCCTTCAGGACGAGTCAAGCGATTCGGAGGGGGAAAATGAAGCGAAGGGTGACTTACTGCCCAAAAAGCCAGCCTGGgtggatgaggatgatgaagcaGAGGAAAG tGTTGATATGACCCATAAGTACAGGAAAGATTTCATGAAAAGTGATGCTGAGACAACGCTTACTAAGAAAAAACTAAAGAAGAGACTTGAGGAACA GTTTCAGCAAGCCATGGGAGGAGTTCCTGCCTGGGCTGATctagaaaacaggaagaaatccAAAGGGACTGGGAGTGATA GTGACagtgatgaagatgatgatcTGCTACGCAGGACTGGCAGTTTCATAACACACTCAGAGGCTCTGCCAAGAGGGATTTTGAAG ATGAGCACCTGCCCTCCTGCAAACCAGGAACGTTTTGCCAATGGAAAACTGGTGACGGTGCAGTTTCATCCTTCAGCTCAAGTGGTGATGACAGCTGGGCATGATCGCTCTGTGTCCCTCTTCCAG gtGGATGGTATAAGGAACTCAAAAATACAGAGCATCTATTTAGAGAGTTTTCCAATTTATAAGGCTCGTTTCAGTGTGGATGGAGAACAAGTTATAGCCACTGGTACTCACCACAGCATGTTCTTTGTCTATGACATGATGGCTGGGAATATCATCCCCATTCCAAAAGTACGAG gtgTGGAGGAAAAATTTCTCAGAAACTTTGAACTCTCTCCAGATGGATCATTTATGCTGCTAATTGGAACTTCAGGTTACCTTCACTTGCTGTCCATGAAG ACAAAAGAACTGATCAGCACAATGAAGGTGAATGGAAGGTGCACTGCCTCTGCTTTCACCCCAGACAGCAGTAAAATATACAGCTATTCAA AGGAAGGCGAAGTTTTCATTTGGGATGTGAGAAGCAGAAAGTGTCTACACAAATTTGAAGATGAAGGTTCTTTGGAAGGAAAGTGCATTGCTGTTTCAAAAAATAACCAGTATGTGGCATGTGG TTCATCTTCTGGAGTTGTAAATTTATACACTACTGATGTCTGCCTCAAAGAAAACCGTCCTAAACCAGTTAAAGCCATAATGAACCTTGTTACTTCTGCCACCTGTGTGACCTTTAATCCCACCACAGAGATTCTGGCAGTAGCCTCCCGTGACACTGATGAGGCTGTCAAATTG gcTGAAACATTATCCATCCTTCTGAAAGAAGATACAGGAGAAAATGAACCAGTAACTGAG GTGTTGTAA
- the UTP18 gene encoding U3 small nucleolar RNA-associated protein 18 homolog isoform X1: MRVPMAAGWERGAAKAGKAPRMKATKKAAKVTRAAKMVKPKRTAKRLVAVANQAAATEAARRGRHLKALSCASGAERELEELVFGDSLNVEEDELLRRLAGPCQVTAAEGKGLQDESSDSEGENEAKGDLLPKKPAWVDEDDEAEESVDMTHKYRKDFMKSDAETTLTKKKLKKRLEEQFQQAMGGVPAWADLENRKKSKGTGSDSDSDEDDDLLRRTGSFITHSEALPRGILKMSTCPPANQERFANGKLVTVQFHPSAQVVMTAGHDRSVSLFQVDGIRNSKIQSIYLESFPIYKARFSVDGEQVIATGTHHSMFFVYDMMAGNIIPIPKVRGVEEKFLRNFELSPDGSFMLLIGTSGYLHLLSMKTKELISTMKVNGRCTASAFTPDSSKIYSYSKEGEVFIWDVRSRKCLHKFEDEGSLEGKCIAVSKNNQYVACGSSSGVVNLYTTDVCLKENRPKPVKAIMNLVTSATCVTFNPTTEILAVASRDTDEAVKLVHLPSYTVFSNFPVFRRKQIYLTQSMDFSPRSGYFSVANNKGKALLFRLKHYPSF; the protein is encoded by the exons ATGCGGGTGCCGATGGCCGCGGGATGGGAGCGGGGAGCGGCAAAAGCGGGGAAAGCGCCCAGGATGAAGGCTACGAAGAAAGCAGCTAAAGTGACCAGAGCGGCCAAAATGGTGAAACCCAAGCGGACGGCGAAACGGCTTGTGGCCGTGGCGAATCAGGCGGCGGCCACCGAGGCGGCGCGGCGCGGCCGCCACCTGAAGGCGCTGAGCTGCGCGTCGGGCGCCGAgcgggagctggaggagctggtgtTCGGTGACAGCCTCAACGTGGAGGAGGACGAGCTGCTGCGGCGTCTGGCCGGGCCCTGTCAG GTTACTGCTGCAGAGGGGAAAGGCCTTCAGGACGAGTCAAGCGATTCGGAGGGGGAAAATGAAGCGAAGGGTGACTTACTGCCCAAAAAGCCAGCCTGGgtggatgaggatgatgaagcaGAGGAAAG tGTTGATATGACCCATAAGTACAGGAAAGATTTCATGAAAAGTGATGCTGAGACAACGCTTACTAAGAAAAAACTAAAGAAGAGACTTGAGGAACA GTTTCAGCAAGCCATGGGAGGAGTTCCTGCCTGGGCTGATctagaaaacaggaagaaatccAAAGGGACTGGGAGTGATA GTGACagtgatgaagatgatgatcTGCTACGCAGGACTGGCAGTTTCATAACACACTCAGAGGCTCTGCCAAGAGGGATTTTGAAG ATGAGCACCTGCCCTCCTGCAAACCAGGAACGTTTTGCCAATGGAAAACTGGTGACGGTGCAGTTTCATCCTTCAGCTCAAGTGGTGATGACAGCTGGGCATGATCGCTCTGTGTCCCTCTTCCAG gtGGATGGTATAAGGAACTCAAAAATACAGAGCATCTATTTAGAGAGTTTTCCAATTTATAAGGCTCGTTTCAGTGTGGATGGAGAACAAGTTATAGCCACTGGTACTCACCACAGCATGTTCTTTGTCTATGACATGATGGCTGGGAATATCATCCCCATTCCAAAAGTACGAG gtgTGGAGGAAAAATTTCTCAGAAACTTTGAACTCTCTCCAGATGGATCATTTATGCTGCTAATTGGAACTTCAGGTTACCTTCACTTGCTGTCCATGAAG ACAAAAGAACTGATCAGCACAATGAAGGTGAATGGAAGGTGCACTGCCTCTGCTTTCACCCCAGACAGCAGTAAAATATACAGCTATTCAA AGGAAGGCGAAGTTTTCATTTGGGATGTGAGAAGCAGAAAGTGTCTACACAAATTTGAAGATGAAGGTTCTTTGGAAGGAAAGTGCATTGCTGTTTCAAAAAATAACCAGTATGTGGCATGTGG TTCATCTTCTGGAGTTGTAAATTTATACACTACTGATGTCTGCCTCAAAGAAAACCGTCCTAAACCAGTTAAAGCCATAATGAACCTTGTTACTTCTGCCACCTGTGTGACCTTTAATCCCACCACAGAGATTCTGGCAGTAGCCTCCCGTGACACTGATGAGGCTGTCAAATTG GTGCACCTTCCTTCATATACTGTATTCTCAAACTTCCCAGtgttcagaagaaaacagatttatcTTACTCAGTCTATGGACTTCTCTCCCAGAAGTGGATATTTCTCAGTAGCTAATAACaaaggcaaagctttgttaTTTAG gcTGAAACATTATCCATCCTTCTGA